One region of Girardinichthys multiradiatus isolate DD_20200921_A chromosome 1, DD_fGirMul_XY1, whole genome shotgun sequence genomic DNA includes:
- the adnpb gene encoding activity-dependent neuroprotector homeobox b, with product MFQLPVNNLTSLRKARKNVKKVLGDIGLEFCRDHLQDFKDFNPPEVYIKHTTWEDVCMWEPSHTKVQDYRSKPFCCSGCLFSSKYFSAYKSHFRNVHSEDFENNILLNCPYCTFNGNKKTLETHIKLFHIPNNSVRQGPGGMGAGAGGIMMKDSFLKRTGDNVEQAVYYCKKCTYRDPLYNVVRKHIYREHFQQVAHPYIVKPGEKANSHNGGTAESNNTHSVNSNQIHCKKCLFVPRTYEALVQHVIEDHERIGYQVTAMIGHTSVIVPRPKPIVMFPPKAQGDKTIIGMGPKGAVMATPRSPASQQLSRAAAAAAAAAAAASKAGFNSHSFLAGLKHDPLGLKAGSTQPFSLGNHQVRATLPGNAQVSVPLQSHAAKQLISASNLRSPLVAGASSSLKSNSLGSRVQAAATTVASVTAKKGGSSVLGTSYTQKWKICTICNELFPENVYSSHFEKEHKAEKVPAVANYIMKIHNFTSKCLYCNRYLPSDTLLNHMLIHGLSCPYCRATFNDVEKMVAHMRLSHPEERVGPRTDSPLTFDLTLQQGNPKNVQLIVTTYNMRDAPEESVAFHAQNSTSSISSTLSASLLSGKRLMPQQPPKTPSGLPDVPPIKSAPQASVPYKRDVGKTLCPLCFSILKGPISDSLAHHLRERHQVIQTVHPVEKKLTYKCIHCLGVYTSNMTASTITLHLVHCRGVGKSQNGQDSRVTHSSRVSQSQSSALKRPTFDSSDTSAPKRRRPGPPGERAHPRDINGPSDFEEDPDEPVVLALDPKGQENKPYEARKAFLTQYFNRAPYPTQREMDKLASSLWLWKSDISGHFVNTRRKCIQECESQRPSVLLGFSMHDLSKLDHELEFDKEGTYEGGHGKQRTSRTRMGVSEHALQRHRQLMAANGGVKQLQEGKSAGNKEGTNTALPVSKPSTVSRDQTKTISSTLPQKMPLDLSEPISIDSDSDEEEQQRDDKEAGEATHIHGNQPLTGAKEKLEPRTDLKMVSDLDDMSDDDDEDDDDDDDDDDDDDVDEEGAHVENGFGTTESSGRDTLPIIIPKFVPSSARSQRDGAQLGKQQS from the exons GACTTTAAAGATTTTAACCCCCCTGAGGTGTATATTAAGCACACAACCTGGGAAGATGTGTGCATGTGGGAACCATCCCATACCAAAGTCCAG GACTACAGATCAAAGCCTTTCTGCTGCTCTGGCTGCTTATTTTCATCCAAGTATTTCTCAGCATACAAGAGCCACTTCCGCAACGTCCACAGCGAGGACTTCGAGAACAACATTCTGCTCAACTGCCCCTACTGCACTTTCAACGGCAACAAAAAGACTCTGGAAACACACATTAAACTCTTCCACATTCCTAATAACAGCGTGCGGCAGGGGCCCGGTGGCATGGGGGCGGGAGCTGGTGGGATCATGATGAAGGACAGTTTCCTGAAGAGGACAGGGGACAATGTGGAACAGGCGGTTTACTACTGCAAGAAGTGCACCTACAGGGACCCTTTATACAATGTTGTGCGAAAGCACATCTACCGGGAACACTTTCAACAAGTGGCCCATCCTTACATCGTAAAACCAGGAGAGAAAGCAAACAGTCACAATGGCGGCACGGCAGAGAGTAATAACACACACAGTGTTAACAGCAACCAAATCCACTGCAAGAAGTGTCTCTTTGTTCCCCGGACCTATGAGGCGCTGGTCCAGCACGTCATCGAGGACCATGAGAGGATTGGCTATCAGGTCACTGCCATGATTGGCCACACCAGTGTGATCGTCCCCCGACCCAAACCAATTGTTATGTTCCCTCCCAAAGCTCAAGGAGACAAGACCATTATCGGGATGGGCCCAAAGGGAGCAGTGATGGCCACTCCAAGGTCTCCTGCTTCACAGCAGCTGAGTCGAGCTGctgccgctgctgctgctgctgctgcagctgcatcaAAGGCTGGCTTTAACTCCCATAGTTTTCTAGCTGGATTAAAACACGATCCTCTAGGGTTAAAGGCTGGGAGCACTCAGCCGTTCTCTCTGGGTAACCACCAAGTCAGGGCAACCCTGCCAGGGAATGCCCAGGTATCTGTGCCGCTGCAGTcacatgcagcaaagcagctcaTCTCTGCTAGTAACCTGCGGAGCCCGCTGGTGGCCGGTGCTTCTTCCTCACTCAAATCCAACTCTCTGGGTTCGCGTGTTCAGGCAGCTGCCACCACGGTAGCCTCTGTCACAGCAAAGAAAGGTGGCTCCTCTGTTCTCGGCACATCCTACACCCAGAAGTGGAAAATCTGTACCATCTGCAACGAGCTGTTCCCAGAGAAcgtctacagctctcactttgAGAAAGAGCACAAAGCGGAGAAGGTGCCTGCCGTGGCAAACTACATCATGAAGATTCACAACTTCACCAGCAAGTGTCTGTACTGCAACCGCTATCTCCCCAGTGACACTCTGTTAAACCACATGCTGATCCATGGTCTCTCCTGCCCATACTGTCGGGCAACCTTCAATGACGTGGAGAAGATGGTTGCCCACATGCGGCTGTCGCATCCGGAGGAGAGGGTCGGCCCTCGCACAGACTCTCCCCTGACCTTTGACCTCACTTTGCAGCAGGGAAACCCCAAAAATGTTCAGTTGATTGTCACTACATACAACATGAGAGATGCCCCTGAAGAGTCTGTGGCATTCCACGCTCAGAACAGTACCTCCTCTATCTCATCAACTCTGTCTGCTTCTCTATTATCAGGCAAGAGGTTGATGCCTCAGCAGCCACCCAAAACACCATCAGGGCTCCCTGATGTTCCTCCAATCAAGTCTGCCCCACAAGCGTCTGTGCCCTATAAGAGAGATGTCGGAAAGACTCTGTGTCCTCTCTGCTTTTCCATCCTCAAGGGTCCAATCTCAGATTCCTTGGCCCACCATCTGAGAGAGAGGCACCAGGTGATTCAGACCGTTCATCCTGTAGAAAAGAAGCTGACTTATAAGTGTATTCACTGCTTAGGGGTTTATACAAGTAACATGACTGCGTCTACCATTACTCTCCACTTGGTACACTGTCGAGGAGTGGGGAAGTCACAGAATGGACAGGACAGCCGGGTCACTCATTCTTCTCGGGTCAGCCAGTCCCAGAGCAGCGCCCTCAAACGGCCCACTTTTGACAGCTCTGACACCAGCGCACCAAAGCGAAGGAGGCCGGGACCTCCCGGAGAAAGGGCCCACCCTCGGGATATAAATGGTCCATCTGATTTTGAAGAAGATCCAGACGAACCTGTAGTTCTGGCTCTTGATCCCAAAGGTCAGGAAAACAAGCCGTATGAGGCCAGGAAGGCTTTCCTGACGCAATATTTCAATCGGGCGCCATATCCCACCCAGCGAGAGATGGACAAGCTGGCGTCTAGCCTTTGGCTGTGGAAATCTGACATCTCCGGCCACTTTGTCAATACAAGGAGAAAATGCATACAGGAGTGTGAAAGCCAGCGGCCCAGTGTGTTGCTGGGATTCAGCATGCACGACCTCAGTAAACTTGATCACGAATTGGAGTTTGACAAGGAGGGCACATACGAAGGTGGACACGGCAAACAGCGGACTTCCAGGACACGTATGGGGGTATCAGAACACGCTCTCCAGAGACACAGGCAACTCATGGCTGCTAATGGTGGAGTTAAGCAGCTACAAGAGGGCAAGTCGGCGGGGAACAAGGAAGGGACAAACACAGCGCTGCCTGTTTCCAAACCAAGTACTGTCAGCAGAGACCAAACCAAGACAATCAGCAGCACCTTACCACAGAAAATGCCTCTAGACCTCTCTGAGCCCATTTCCATTGACTCTGATAGTGATGAGGAAGAGCAGCAGAGGGATGACAAGGAAGCAGGCGAAGCGACACATATCCATGGCAACCAGCCGCTCACTGGAGCTAAAGAGAAACTGGAGCCAAGGACAGACCTCAAGATGGTTTCAGATCTGGATGACATGTCAGATGATGATGacgaagatgatgatgatgatgacgacgatgatgatgatgatgatgttgatGAGGAAGGGGCACATGTAGAGAATGGCTTTGGCACCACTGAGAGCTCAGGGAGAGACACTCTACCCATCATCATCCCAAAGTTTGTCCCTTCATCCGCAAGAAGCCAGCGAGACGGAGCCCAGCTGGGCAAACAGCAATCCTGA